A single region of the Duganella sp. BuS-21 genome encodes:
- a CDS encoding methyl-accepting chemotaxis protein: MSISLSLNGKICAAATALVVLSLALTAAVTGFRSSASAEAAAMQLARTSAREVSGALQARIVTNLSAVINLSAAMRSTRAADQALSRDQINEMVKATLAGSEDLIGAAVTWEANALDGKDAEFAGKLPLYDASGRFMPYWTRAANGTHVEPIVFDPAPGANDWYDIPKRSGKVFFTEPYNYPVDGKPTLMASLVAPIMIGGQFKGVASADFMLTRLSKILAELKVIDGGKLSLISNGGLYASNPALDKLGKKAEELPAAALEHVRRGQAYEYEDGQGLVHLLQPVFIHAETAPWSVQLTFPRSVATAPARELLMYTLIVSLVCAVATAFILITVVFRLTGPLRTLGVRMTALSSGDADLSVKLEVSGKDELAVIGNGFNQFVGNIHEVLLQVSTSAENVARGSSEISHGNSDLSARTEQQASALEETAASIEELTSTVKENAENARQANQMAVSASDVAQRSGKVVAQVVETMASINASSKKIVDIISVIDSIAFQTNILALNAAVEAARAGEQGRGFAVVASEVRSLAHRSAAAAKEIKQLIDDSVSKVADGTRLVDEAGSTMDEVVTSVRRVTEIVGEISVATAEQSEGIAQVNQAIVQMDGVTQQNAALVEQAAAAAESLQEQASHLAQAVSVFKLDRGAGSASGMANAPAPRRAPSTPSTPSAPSAPSAPSTRRAVAVTSPAPAKPVTDWEEF; the protein is encoded by the coding sequence ATGTCGATATCGTTATCGTTGAATGGCAAGATCTGCGCTGCAGCCACCGCGCTGGTGGTCCTGAGCCTGGCGCTCACCGCAGCGGTGACGGGGTTCCGCAGCAGCGCCAGCGCCGAGGCGGCGGCCATGCAGCTGGCGCGCACTTCGGCGCGCGAGGTATCGGGCGCGCTGCAGGCGCGCATCGTCACCAATCTGTCCGCGGTGATCAATCTGTCGGCCGCCATGCGCAGCACTCGCGCCGCTGACCAGGCGCTGTCGCGTGATCAGATCAATGAAATGGTCAAGGCGACGCTGGCCGGATCGGAAGACCTGATCGGCGCCGCCGTGACCTGGGAGGCGAATGCGCTGGACGGCAAGGACGCCGAGTTTGCCGGCAAACTGCCCCTGTATGACGCCAGCGGACGCTTCATGCCGTACTGGACCCGCGCCGCCAACGGCACCCACGTCGAGCCTATCGTATTCGATCCTGCGCCCGGCGCCAACGACTGGTACGACATCCCCAAGCGCTCCGGCAAGGTGTTTTTCACCGAGCCGTATAACTATCCGGTGGATGGCAAGCCGACGCTGATGGCGTCGCTGGTGGCGCCGATCATGATCGGCGGCCAGTTCAAGGGCGTGGCCAGCGCCGACTTCATGCTGACCCGCCTGAGCAAGATCCTGGCCGAGCTGAAAGTGATCGACGGCGGCAAACTCAGTCTGATTTCCAACGGCGGCCTGTATGCCAGCAATCCGGCGCTGGATAAGCTGGGCAAGAAGGCCGAGGAATTGCCGGCGGCGGCGCTGGAGCATGTGCGTCGTGGACAGGCTTACGAGTACGAGGACGGGCAGGGCCTGGTGCACCTGCTGCAACCGGTGTTCATCCACGCCGAAACGGCGCCCTGGTCGGTGCAGCTGACTTTCCCGCGCAGCGTGGCGACGGCGCCGGCGCGCGAACTGCTGATGTACACACTGATTGTATCGCTGGTGTGCGCGGTGGCGACGGCCTTTATCCTGATCACCGTGGTGTTCCGCCTGACCGGGCCGCTGCGTACGCTGGGGGTCCGCATGACCGCCTTGTCCAGCGGCGACGCCGATTTGAGCGTCAAGCTGGAGGTCAGCGGCAAGGATGAACTGGCGGTGATCGGCAACGGTTTCAATCAGTTCGTCGGCAATATCCACGAGGTGCTGCTGCAGGTCAGCACCAGCGCCGAGAACGTGGCGCGCGGCAGTTCGGAAATCTCGCACGGTAACAGCGATCTGTCGGCGCGTACCGAGCAGCAGGCCAGCGCGCTGGAGGAAACGGCGGCCTCGATCGAGGAACTGACCAGCACCGTCAAGGAAAATGCGGAGAATGCGCGCCAAGCCAATCAGATGGCGGTGTCGGCGTCCGACGTGGCGCAGCGCAGCGGCAAGGTGGTGGCCCAGGTGGTGGAGACTATGGCCTCGATTAATGCGTCGTCCAAGAAGATCGTCGACATCATCAGCGTGATCGACAGCATTGCGTTCCAGACCAATATCCTGGCGCTGAATGCGGCGGTGGAGGCGGCGCGCGCCGGCGAGCAGGGACGCGGATTTGCGGTGGTGGCTTCGGAGGTGCGCAGCCTGGCGCACCGCAGTGCGGCGGCGGCCAAGGAGATCAAGCAGCTGATCGATGATTCGGTCAGCAAGGTGGCCGACGGCACCCGGCTGGTGGATGAAGCCGGCAGCACGATGGACGAAGTGGTGACCAGCGTGCGCCGCGTGACCGAGATCGTCGGCGAGATCAGCGTGGCGACGGCCGAGCAGAGCGAGGGCATTGCGCAGGTTAATCAAGCCATCGTGCAGATGGATGGCGTAACGCAGCAGAACGCGGCGCTGGTGGAGCAGGCGGCGGCAGCGGCGGAGAGCTTGCAGGAGCAGGCGTCACATCTGGCGCAGGCGGTCAGCGTGTTCAAGCTGGATCGCGGCGCGGGCAGCGCGTCGGGCATGGCGAATGCGCCGGCGCCCAGGCGCGCACCATCGACACCATCGACACCATCAGCACCATCAGCACCATCAGCACCATCGACCAGGCGTGCGGTGGCGGTGACCAGCCCGGCGCCGGCCAAGCCGGTCACGGATTGGGAAGAGTTCTGA
- a CDS encoding BMP family ABC transporter substrate-binding protein, whose protein sequence is MKLSQLSLTVAALFIAASASAADPKLGIVYDAGGKFDKSFNQSAFEGATRFKKETNINFIEVQASSDTQAEQVMRGLARKNLDLIAAIGFAQQAAVQKVAKEFPKVHFVLIDGVAQGANVNSITFKEEEGSYLAGVAAAMASKSKKLGFIGGVDIPLIRTFACGYTQGAKAVNPKVEVTSNMVGTSSDSWNNPAKGGELARSQFDRGVDVVFAVAGGSGLGTLQTAKEKGKLAIGVDSNQNHLYPGSILTSMVKRVDNAVYDSFMQMKNGTWKAGVTAKGLKEGGVDWVLDEHNRKLITPDIEKRVLGARKDIIDGKVKVIDIRSGAACPV, encoded by the coding sequence ATGAAACTTTCACAACTTAGTTTGACGGTTGCAGCACTGTTTATCGCTGCCAGCGCGTCCGCGGCTGACCCAAAGCTGGGCATCGTGTATGACGCAGGCGGCAAGTTCGACAAGTCGTTCAACCAGTCCGCTTTTGAAGGCGCCACGCGCTTCAAGAAGGAAACGAATATCAATTTCATCGAGGTGCAAGCCTCCAGCGACACCCAGGCTGAACAGGTGATGCGCGGCCTCGCCCGCAAGAACCTCGACCTGATCGCCGCCATCGGCTTTGCCCAGCAGGCCGCCGTGCAAAAGGTCGCCAAGGAATTCCCGAAAGTTCATTTCGTGCTGATCGACGGCGTGGCGCAAGGCGCCAACGTCAACTCCATCACCTTCAAGGAAGAAGAAGGCTCCTACCTGGCCGGCGTGGCTGCGGCCATGGCCTCCAAGTCCAAGAAGCTGGGCTTCATCGGCGGTGTCGACATCCCGCTGATCCGCACCTTCGCCTGCGGTTACACCCAGGGCGCCAAGGCCGTCAACCCGAAGGTGGAAGTGACCTCGAACATGGTCGGCACCTCCTCGGATTCGTGGAACAACCCGGCCAAGGGCGGTGAACTGGCGCGCTCGCAGTTCGATCGCGGCGTCGACGTGGTGTTTGCCGTGGCCGGCGGTTCGGGCCTGGGCACGCTGCAGACCGCCAAGGAAAAAGGCAAGCTGGCCATCGGCGTGGACTCCAACCAGAACCACCTGTACCCAGGCAGCATCCTGACCTCGATGGTCAAGCGCGTCGACAACGCCGTCTACGATTCCTTCATGCAAATGAAGAACGGCACCTGGAAGGCCGGCGTCACCGCCAAGGGCTTGAAGGAAGGCGGCGTGGACTGGGTGCTGGACGAGCACAACCGCAAGCTGATCACGCCTGACATCGAGAAGCGCGTGCTGGGCGCACGCAAAGACATTATCGACGGCAAGGTCAAGGTCATCGATATTCGTTCGGGCGCCGCCTGCCCGGTCTAA
- a CDS encoding S1/P1 nuclease, which translates to MKKLACILALSSAFVSLNAHAWGNDGHRAVGAIADQLIKGSNAEKQVQALLLPGESLAKVASWADCVKGTYCGPQTEEMVAYTTANPKHSEYHYTDVPFQLSRYEDNGVGTHGHDIVQTLKQCIAVLQGKGDASTNPHNFTPRQALLMLTHLSGDIAQPLHVGEGYVGKSGGFVLPTQQQLDDKQAFATQGGNNLQLDDIKLTATSSQLIPAASAEDKPAAATPPRAPQAIRAFHSYWDTTVVNYAFRRIGARTPEQFAQMVIADSPVVAPSSGDPVTWPYQWADQTLVVAKLAYADVTPGVMGQQTSKTTGEVYNVWPLTVPDSYPVPSSAAARSQLIQGGYHLAAVLKAIWP; encoded by the coding sequence ATGAAAAAGCTTGCATGCATCCTCGCGCTGAGCAGCGCGTTTGTCTCCTTGAACGCCCATGCATGGGGCAACGATGGCCACCGCGCGGTCGGTGCGATCGCCGATCAGCTGATCAAGGGCAGCAACGCCGAGAAGCAGGTGCAGGCCTTGCTGCTGCCGGGCGAGAGTTTGGCGAAAGTCGCCTCCTGGGCGGACTGCGTGAAGGGCACTTACTGCGGCCCGCAAACGGAGGAGATGGTGGCTTACACCACCGCCAATCCGAAGCATAGCGAGTACCACTACACCGACGTGCCGTTCCAGCTGTCGCGTTATGAAGACAATGGCGTCGGCACGCACGGCCACGACATCGTGCAGACCTTAAAGCAGTGCATCGCGGTGTTGCAAGGGAAGGGCGACGCCAGCACCAATCCCCACAACTTCACGCCGCGCCAGGCCTTGCTGATGCTGACGCACCTGAGCGGCGACATCGCGCAGCCGCTGCATGTGGGCGAAGGCTATGTCGGCAAGAGCGGCGGCTTTGTGCTGCCGACGCAACAGCAGCTGGATGACAAGCAAGCCTTTGCCACCCAGGGCGGCAACAATCTGCAGCTGGATGACATCAAGCTGACGGCCACCAGTTCGCAGCTGATTCCTGCCGCGTCGGCGGAAGACAAGCCGGCGGCCGCCACGCCGCCACGCGCGCCGCAAGCCATCCGCGCTTTCCACTCGTACTGGGATACCACGGTGGTGAACTATGCCTTCCGCCGCATCGGTGCGCGCACGCCGGAGCAGTTTGCGCAGATGGTGATTGCCGACAGTCCGGTGGTGGCGCCCAGCAGCGGCGATCCCGTAACCTGGCCGTATCAGTGGGCGGATCAGACGCTGGTGGTGGCCAAGCTGGCCTATGCCGATGTCACGCCCGGCGTGATGGGGCAGCAAACCAGCAAGACCACGGGTGAGGTGTACAACGTCTGGCCGTTGACGGTGCCGGACAGCTATCCGGTGCCATCGTCGGCTGCCGCCAGGTCGCAGCTGATACAGGGCGGCTATCATCTGGCCGCCGTGTTGAAGGCGATCTGGCCGTGA
- a CDS encoding ABC transporter ATP-binding protein translates to MQPAVEFRGISKHFGAVKANTDVNFTIAKGSIHGLVGENGAGKSTLMSILYGYYRADGGEILLDGQARRIHNSQEAIALGIGMVHQHFMLVENMTVLDNVMLGSEGGFKLKAKRAKVEAELREICTRYRLDVDPLATIHDLSVGAQQRVEILKQIYRSANILILDEPTAVLTAQETESLFEILRLFKEQGKTIILITHKLQEILDITDTVTVMRGGRVIGAVPTAGTTKEDLANMMVGRPIENNLPRAPYNPGAPVLHVEQLQLLDDQGVKLLADIGFTLRAGEIVAIAGVSGNGQSELMEILSGMRLPSSGKLEFLGKELPGLSTRGRSDADGLPRTFRDLGIAHIPEDRLRDGVVKAFSVMHNTILGYQDKLKGRWGLFDFKAIAARCDALMKSFDVRPNNHDLRIGLLSGGNQQKVVIAREVLAQPKLMLVGQPTRGVDIGTIESIHTQLLKLRDEGVAILLVSVELEEVRALADRILVMCGGRITGELKIEEFDTTRIGLLMGGMQKS, encoded by the coding sequence ATGCAGCCAGCAGTAGAATTTCGCGGCATCTCCAAGCATTTCGGAGCTGTAAAAGCGAACACGGACGTCAACTTCACCATCGCCAAGGGTTCCATCCACGGCCTGGTGGGCGAGAACGGCGCCGGCAAGTCGACCCTGATGAGCATCCTGTACGGATACTACCGCGCCGACGGCGGGGAGATCCTGCTTGATGGCCAGGCGCGTCGCATCCACAACAGCCAGGAGGCGATCGCCCTCGGCATCGGCATGGTGCACCAGCACTTCATGCTGGTCGAGAACATGACCGTGCTCGACAACGTGATGCTGGGCAGCGAAGGCGGCTTCAAGCTGAAAGCCAAGCGCGCCAAGGTGGAAGCGGAGCTGCGCGAGATCTGCACCCGCTACCGCCTCGACGTCGATCCGCTGGCTACCATCCACGATTTGTCGGTGGGCGCGCAGCAGCGCGTCGAGATTCTCAAGCAGATCTACCGCAGCGCCAACATCCTGATCCTGGACGAGCCGACCGCCGTGCTGACCGCGCAGGAGACCGAGTCGCTGTTCGAGATCCTGCGCCTGTTCAAGGAACAGGGCAAGACCATCATCCTGATCACGCACAAGCTGCAGGAAATCCTCGACATCACCGACACCGTGACCGTGATGCGCGGCGGCCGCGTGATCGGCGCGGTGCCGACCGCCGGCACCACCAAGGAAGACCTGGCCAATATGATGGTCGGTCGTCCGATTGAAAACAACCTGCCGCGCGCGCCCTACAATCCGGGCGCGCCGGTGCTGCACGTCGAGCAGTTGCAGCTGCTGGACGACCAGGGCGTCAAGCTGCTGGCCGACATCGGCTTCACGCTGCGCGCCGGCGAGATCGTGGCGATTGCCGGCGTCTCCGGCAACGGCCAGAGCGAGTTGATGGAAATCCTGTCGGGCATGCGCCTGCCGTCGTCGGGCAAGCTCGAATTCCTCGGCAAGGAACTGCCGGGCCTGTCAACCCGCGGCCGCTCGGACGCCGACGGCCTGCCGCGCACCTTCCGCGACCTGGGCATCGCCCACATTCCGGAAGACCGTTTGCGCGACGGCGTGGTGAAGGCCTTCTCGGTCATGCACAACACCATCCTCGGCTACCAGGACAAGCTGAAAGGCCGTTGGGGCCTGTTCGACTTCAAGGCCATCGCCGCGCGCTGCGATGCGTTGATGAAGAGCTTCGACGTCCGTCCCAACAACCACGACCTGCGTATCGGCCTGCTCTCGGGCGGCAACCAGCAAAAGGTGGTGATCGCGCGCGAAGTGCTGGCGCAGCCGAAGCTGATGCTGGTGGGACAACCGACGCGCGGCGTCGACATCGGCACCATCGAAAGCATCCACACCCAGCTGCTCAAGCTGCGCGACGAAGGCGTGGCGATTTTGCTGGTCTCCGTGGAGCTGGAGGAAGTGCGCGCGCTGGCGGACCGTATCCTGGTCATGTGCGGCGGCCGCATCACCGGCGAACTGAAAATTGAGGAATTCGACACCACCCGCATCGGCTTGCTGATGGGCGGGATGCAAAAATCATGA
- a CDS encoding ABC transporter permease, with protein sequence MNNQDLPRWATAFVMPILNLLSALLVTALVIHLLGESPIESLQILVNSAVINPEGLSYTLFYASTFIFTGLAVSIAMQAGLFNIGAEGQMYFAGLGLTLAMLTFDSTLPFWLLIPLAMLGAALFGALWAFLPGYLQAKRGSHVVVTTIMFNYIAGSLMNTVIVKYLVPPGEQNPASRVFSAAAEMPRLNQWFPILGETPLNISFFLAIIALAVYGVVVARSSWGFKLRATGLNKHAAHYAGIRISKMIITVMLISGALAGLGSVNSIMGSTHYLSLNFVGGAGFIGIAIALMGRQHPVGIFLSAVLFGALTQGGFDLSLEKQNIPPEMVVLVQGVIILFCGAMENLYGPAIAKLLKLKK encoded by the coding sequence ATGAACAACCAAGACCTGCCACGCTGGGCTACAGCGTTTGTAATGCCCATCCTGAACCTGCTGTCGGCACTGCTGGTGACCGCGCTGGTGATCCACCTGCTGGGCGAGAGCCCGATCGAATCGCTGCAGATCCTGGTCAACAGCGCCGTGATCAATCCGGAAGGCCTGAGCTACACGCTGTTCTACGCCTCGACCTTCATCTTCACCGGCCTGGCGGTATCGATCGCCATGCAGGCGGGCCTGTTCAACATCGGCGCCGAAGGCCAGATGTACTTCGCCGGCCTGGGCCTGACCCTGGCCATGCTGACCTTCGACAGCACGCTGCCGTTCTGGCTTTTGATCCCGCTCGCCATGCTGGGCGCGGCCCTGTTCGGCGCGCTGTGGGCCTTCCTGCCCGGCTACCTGCAAGCGAAACGCGGCAGCCACGTGGTGGTCACCACCATCATGTTCAACTACATCGCCGGTTCGCTGATGAACACCGTGATCGTAAAATACCTGGTGCCGCCGGGCGAACAGAATCCGGCCAGCCGCGTGTTCTCGGCCGCCGCTGAAATGCCGCGCCTGAACCAGTGGTTCCCGATACTGGGCGAGACGCCGCTCAACATCAGCTTCTTCCTGGCGATTATCGCGCTGGCAGTCTACGGCGTGGTGGTGGCGCGTTCCTCGTGGGGCTTCAAGCTGCGCGCCACGGGCCTGAACAAGCATGCCGCGCATTACGCCGGCATCCGCATCAGCAAGATGATCATCACCGTGATGCTGATCTCGGGCGCGCTGGCCGGCCTGGGTTCGGTCAATTCGATCATGGGTTCGACCCACTACCTGTCGCTGAACTTCGTCGGCGGCGCGGGCTTCATCGGCATCGCGATTGCGCTGATGGGCCGCCAGCATCCGGTCGGCATCTTCCTGTCGGCGGTGCTGTTCGGCGCGCTGACGCAAGGTGGCTTCGACCTGTCGCTGGAAAAGCAGAACATCCCGCCAGAGATGGTGGTGCTGGTGCAGGGTGTGATCATCCTGTTCTGCGGCGCGATGGAAAACCTGTACGGCCCGGCGATCGCCAAGCTGCTCAAATTGAAGAAGTGA
- a CDS encoding phospholipase D-like domain-containing protein translates to MRRILLSVLVSAAVLAAPARAEFSIPGYELVQTAPVETSLHSDDLRSAVQVWSELFDNAKSEIVIGQFYAVVKPGSAFEKVVERLEAAGKRGVKIRFLLDQKGVGLSEQPTIERLKAIPNLDFRVLDFNKLTGNGIIHAKYLVVDGATAFIGSQNFDWRSFEHIHETGLRITDPKVVAQVLAIFNQDWRAQALTSAGQIAPVLNVRTAMADSHQGAFLLASPNQYNPAGVGDSETGLPALLAEAKNEVRVQLLDYAPLSYGPKGTRPYYAVVDNAVRAAATRGVKIKLMVSNWNLEQPAQAYLKSLAMLPNVEIRVVTLPAASMGFIPFARVIHSKTMVIDGQVAWVGTSNWAGGYFDLSRNLEVVMRNEKMAQRLTAMQEQIWNSSYAQALDINKQYPKPSKGSPE, encoded by the coding sequence ATGCGTCGCATACTACTTTCCGTGCTGGTGTCGGCTGCCGTTCTGGCGGCGCCGGCGCGGGCTGAATTTTCCATTCCCGGCTATGAGCTGGTGCAGACCGCACCGGTGGAAACCTCGCTGCACAGCGACGACCTGCGCAGCGCCGTGCAGGTGTGGAGCGAATTGTTCGACAACGCCAAAAGCGAAATCGTCATCGGCCAGTTCTACGCGGTGGTCAAGCCGGGCAGCGCGTTTGAAAAAGTGGTGGAGCGGCTGGAGGCCGCCGGCAAGCGCGGCGTGAAGATCCGTTTCTTGCTCGACCAGAAAGGCGTCGGCCTGTCCGAGCAGCCGACCATCGAGCGCCTGAAGGCGATTCCGAACCTGGACTTCCGCGTCCTGGATTTCAACAAGTTGACCGGCAACGGCATCATCCACGCCAAGTACCTGGTGGTGGACGGCGCGACCGCCTTCATCGGCAGCCAGAATTTCGACTGGCGCTCGTTTGAGCACATCCACGAAACCGGCTTGCGCATCACCGATCCGAAAGTGGTGGCGCAGGTGCTGGCCATCTTCAACCAGGATTGGCGCGCGCAGGCGCTGACCTCGGCCGGCCAGATCGCGCCGGTGCTGAACGTGCGCACGGCGATGGCCGACAGCCACCAGGGTGCATTCCTGTTGGCTAGTCCCAACCAGTACAACCCGGCGGGCGTGGGCGATTCCGAGACCGGCCTGCCGGCGCTGCTGGCGGAAGCGAAGAACGAAGTGCGCGTTCAACTGCTGGACTACGCGCCGCTGAGCTACGGCCCGAAAGGCACGCGCCCTTATTACGCGGTGGTCGACAACGCGGTGCGCGCGGCCGCCACGCGCGGCGTCAAGATCAAGCTGATGGTCTCCAACTGGAACCTGGAACAGCCGGCGCAGGCGTACCTGAAAAGCCTGGCCATGCTGCCCAATGTGGAGATCCGCGTGGTGACGCTGCCGGCGGCGTCGATGGGCTTCATTCCGTTCGCGCGCGTCATCCACAGCAAGACCATGGTGATCGACGGCCAGGTGGCGTGGGTAGGCACCAGCAACTGGGCCGGCGGCTACTTCGACCTGTCGCGCAATCTGGAAGTGGTGATGCGCAACGAGAAAATGGCGCAGCGCCTGACGGCCATGCAGGAACAGATCTGGAACTCGTCCTACGCACAAGCGCTGGACATCAACAAACAATATCCCAAGCCATCGAAAGGCAGCCCTGAATGA
- a CDS encoding TorF family putative porin: MSAIAQTMPASETAPAASPFSANVTLASQYVSRGFRQTWGKPALQGGFDYAGANGFSAGTWLSTVSNRFVENGTLEWDVYGAYGASVGDLGYSIGYYQYLYPGARYQATDTTYNYGELALGLSYKVVYAKYFYTVSPEFFGIENARGTGYLDLGANLDLGQGWTLNLHFGHGRVANNSVWNWRDYKAGVSKVLAPGWTLAAAYTRAHPRTGAYDNYTLGIPNSAGVIPTSNPADGTLVLSLSRSF, from the coding sequence ATGTCCGCAATCGCACAGACCATGCCGGCAAGCGAAACCGCGCCGGCGGCGTCACCGTTCAGCGCCAATGTCACGCTGGCGTCGCAGTATGTGTCGCGCGGCTTCCGGCAAACCTGGGGCAAGCCGGCGCTGCAAGGCGGCTTCGATTACGCCGGCGCGAACGGCTTCTCGGCCGGCACCTGGCTGTCCACGGTCAGCAACCGCTTTGTCGAGAACGGCACGCTGGAGTGGGATGTCTACGGCGCCTATGGCGCCAGCGTCGGCGATCTCGGTTACAGCATCGGCTACTACCAATACCTCTACCCCGGCGCCAGATATCAGGCCACGGACACCACCTACAACTACGGCGAGTTGGCGCTTGGGCTCAGCTACAAAGTGGTTTATGCCAAGTACTTCTACACCGTGTCGCCGGAATTCTTTGGCATCGAGAATGCGCGTGGCACCGGTTATCTGGATCTCGGCGCCAACCTCGATCTCGGCCAGGGCTGGACGCTCAATCTACACTTCGGCCATGGCCGCGTCGCCAACAACAGCGTGTGGAACTGGCGCGACTACAAGGCCGGCGTCAGCAAGGTGCTGGCGCCCGGCTGGACGCTGGCCGCCGCCTACACCAGAGCCCATCCGCGCACCGGCGCCTACGACAATTACACGCTCGGCATTCCCAACAGCGCCGGCGTGATCCCGACCTCGAATCCTGCCGATGGCACGCTGGTGCTGTCGCTGAGCCGTTCTTTCTGA
- a CDS encoding cytochrome c family protein, giving the protein MRVTIFLILLAASQAASAAKLVGDVKSGQALFRRCASCHAVGPYASAGYGPQLTGIVGRRAASTKDYKYSEAMKKSGLTWDEKTLAAYLRAPHDVVPGTSMRFWGIQDEQQVADLLSYLKTF; this is encoded by the coding sequence ATGCGTGTAACTATTTTTTTGATCCTGCTGGCCGCGAGCCAGGCCGCAAGCGCGGCGAAGTTGGTGGGCGACGTCAAGTCGGGCCAGGCCCTGTTCCGCCGTTGCGCCTCGTGCCATGCGGTGGGGCCGTATGCGAGCGCCGGCTACGGGCCGCAGCTGACGGGAATTGTCGGACGGCGCGCGGCGTCGACCAAGGACTACAAGTATTCCGAGGCGATGAAGAAGTCGGGGCTGACGTGGGATGAGAAGACGCTGGCCGCTTACCTGCGTGCACCGCACGATGTGGTGCCGGGGACCAGCATGCGTTTCTGGGGAATTCAGGATGAACAGCAGGTCGCCGACCTGCTGTCCTATTTGAAGACTTTTTAA
- a CDS encoding ABC transporter permease encodes MTFDDLHIGSILVSTVRNAPVLIFAGMAGLFAERSGVIDIGLEGKILASAFVSAAVAFTTQNPWYGVMAGILVSVLLATLQAYVAITQKGNQLVAGIAINIAMSGLTFVVAQYIFQQGGRTPDLGAARLFDVVLPGSAALEGIPFIGWVYAHLIGGHSVLVYLAFALVPLVHWVVYHSRFGLRLRACGENPHAADAAGISVERQRYMAMLIAGVLCSFSGAYLAIVQSGFFLRDMSAGAGYLALTAMVFGNWRPLHTFLGCLMFGFFAAVQIQIEGVELPVVGRLPGSLIQMVPYVLTVIVLAGLMAKSVAPKALGTPFVKSR; translated from the coding sequence ATGACTTTTGACGACCTGCATATCGGCAGCATCCTGGTATCCACCGTGCGCAACGCGCCGGTGCTGATTTTCGCCGGCATGGCCGGCCTGTTCGCCGAGCGCTCGGGCGTGATCGACATCGGCCTGGAAGGCAAGATCCTGGCCTCGGCGTTCGTCTCGGCGGCGGTGGCCTTCACCACGCAGAACCCGTGGTACGGCGTGATGGCCGGCATCCTGGTGTCGGTGCTGCTGGCGACCCTGCAAGCCTACGTGGCGATCACCCAGAAGGGCAACCAGCTGGTGGCCGGCATCGCCATCAACATCGCCATGAGCGGCCTGACCTTCGTGGTGGCGCAGTACATCTTCCAGCAAGGCGGCCGCACGCCGGACCTGGGCGCGGCGCGCCTGTTCGACGTGGTGCTGCCCGGCTCCGCCGCGCTGGAGGGCATCCCCTTCATCGGCTGGGTGTATGCGCACCTGATCGGCGGCCATTCGGTGCTGGTGTACCTGGCGTTCGCGCTGGTGCCGCTGGTGCACTGGGTGGTCTACCACAGCCGCTTCGGCCTGCGCCTGCGCGCCTGCGGCGAGAATCCGCACGCGGCCGATGCGGCCGGTATCAGCGTCGAGCGCCAGCGCTACATGGCGATGCTGATCGCCGGCGTACTGTGCTCGTTCTCGGGCGCCTACCTGGCGATTGTGCAGAGCGGCTTCTTCCTGCGCGACATGTCGGCCGGCGCCGGCTACCTGGCGCTGACGGCCATGGTGTTCGGTAACTGGCGTCCACTGCACACCTTCCTCGGCTGCCTGATGTTCGGCTTCTTCGCGGCGGTGCAGATCCAGATTGAAGGCGTGGAGCTGCCGGTGGTCGGCCGCCTGCCAGGTTCGCTGATCCAGATGGTGCCCTACGTGCTGACCGTGATCGTGCTGGCCGGCCTGATGGCCAAGTCGGTGGCGCCGAAAGCACTCGGCACGCCGTTCGTGAAGTCCCGTTAA